Proteins encoded by one window of Deltaproteobacteria bacterium:
- a CDS encoding phosphoribosylaminoimidazolesuccinocarboxamide synthase, giving the protein MFEKKEKLYEGKSKIVYASNDPDINILYYKDDATAFNAKKKGTIHNKGIYNNKIASAIFQMLEAKGVKTHFVKYLSEREMAVKKLEIIPVEVVVRNVVAGSLSKRLGIEEGVELPEPLLEFFYKSDPLDDPMIAEQHILLFKWATADEIAILKREAFRVNQILKQYFKDHGIDLVDYKLEFGRHKGQVLLGDEITPDGCRLWDSQTKEKLDKDRFRRDLGKIEEAYQRVYATVCGGAM; this is encoded by the coding sequence ATGTTTGAAAAAAAAGAAAAGTTATACGAAGGCAAATCCAAAATTGTTTATGCCTCCAATGACCCAGATATTAACATTCTTTATTATAAAGACGATGCCACCGCCTTTAATGCCAAAAAAAAGGGGACGATTCACAACAAAGGTATCTACAATAATAAAATTGCCAGTGCGATTTTCCAAATGCTCGAAGCCAAGGGGGTGAAGACGCATTTCGTAAAATATTTATCAGAACGAGAAATGGCGGTTAAAAAACTAGAGATCATTCCGGTAGAGGTGGTGGTGCGTAATGTGGTGGCTGGTTCGCTCAGTAAGCGCCTGGGGATTGAAGAGGGTGTGGAATTACCCGAACCCTTGTTAGAGTTTTTTTATAAAAGCGACCCTTTGGATGATCCCATGATTGCAGAACAGCATATTTTATTATTCAAGTGGGCCACGGCCGATGAGATTGCCATCTTAAAACGCGAGGCCTTTCGAGTTAATCAAATCTTAAAGCAATACTTTAAAGATCACGGGATCGACTTGGTTGACTATAAACTCGAGTTTGGCCGACATAAAGGCCAGGTGTTGTTGGGTGATGAAATTACTCCCGATGGTTGCCGGCTCTGGGATAGCCAGACCAAAGAAAAACTCGATAAAGACCGGTTTCGTCGTGATTTAGGCAAAATTGAAGAGGCCTATCAACGTGTTTATGCCACCGTATGTGGGGGTGCGATGTGA
- the purS gene encoding phosphoribosylformylglycinamidine synthase subunit PurS, whose amino-acid sequence MKAKVYVTLKTGVLDPQGNAVLHAAHALGFEEVQDIRVGKVFEITLKQVDEARLKKLSSELLANTIIENFKIEIE is encoded by the coding sequence GTGAAGGCCAAGGTTTATGTGACGTTAAAAACCGGGGTGTTGGATCCGCAAGGCAATGCGGTGTTACATGCCGCTCATGCTTTGGGTTTTGAAGAGGTTCAAGATATTCGAGTGGGGAAGGTTTTTGAAATCACGCTTAAGCAAGTCGATGAGGCTAGGCTTAAGAAACTTTCGAGTGAATTGTTGGCGAATACGATTATTGAAAATTTTAAAATTGAAATTGAATAA
- the purQ gene encoding phosphoribosylformylglycinamidine synthase subunit PurQ, whose protein sequence is MKIGVVVFPGSNCDYDCYYVLSQILKVETVFLWHKDHDLQGVQAVVLPGGFSYGDYLRCGAIANFSPIMAEVRRFAELGGSVLGICNGFQILTESKLLPGVLMRNKSLKFICDTPYLRVETKHSQFSKSYQVGQVLQIPIAHMEGNYFIEAEGLKRLEDNDQVVFRYVNATGEATAESNPNGALNNIAGIKNEQGNVVGMMPHPERVSESILGSVDGIKVFESLLS, encoded by the coding sequence ATGAAAATTGGTGTTGTAGTCTTTCCTGGGTCTAATTGTGATTATGATTGTTATTATGTTTTGAGCCAAATCCTCAAAGTTGAAACAGTGTTTTTGTGGCATAAAGATCATGATTTGCAAGGGGTGCAGGCGGTGGTGTTGCCGGGGGGGTTTTCTTATGGGGATTATTTACGTTGTGGGGCGATTGCTAATTTTTCTCCTATTATGGCAGAGGTGCGACGTTTTGCTGAGCTTGGGGGGTCGGTGTTGGGGATTTGTAACGGTTTTCAAATTTTGACCGAATCAAAATTATTGCCGGGGGTGTTGATGCGCAATAAAAGTTTAAAATTTATTTGTGACACCCCTTATCTTCGCGTCGAAACAAAGCATTCGCAATTTTCCAAATCCTATCAAGTCGGCCAAGTTTTACAAATTCCCATTGCCCATATGGAGGGGAATTATTTTATTGAAGCTGAAGGCTTGAAACGGCTTGAAGACAATGACCAAGTGGTGTTTCGTTATGTGAATGCCACGGGGGAGGCCACGGCAGAATCTAATCCCAATGGGGCGTTGAATAACATTGCGGGGATTAAGAATGAGCAGGGGAATGTGGTGGGGATGATGCCGCATCCTGAGCGGGTGAGTGAAAGTATTTTAGGTAGTGTGGACGGGATAAAAGTTTTTGAGTCTTTATTGAGTTAA
- the purL gene encoding phosphoribosylformylglycinamidine synthase subunit PurL — translation MKNITPEIIMQHGLTSEEYQKILQILGREPNRVELGIFSVMWSEHCSYKSSKIYLKKLPTEGPQVIQGPGENAGVVDIGDGWALAFKMESHNHPSFIEPYQGAATGVGGILRDVFTMGARPIANLNSLRFGMPSHPKTKSLVNGVVAGIAGYGNCMGVPTVGGEVFFDECFNGNILVNAMTVGLIRADRIFKGVASGAGNPVLYVGSKTGRDGIHGATMASSEFDEKSEEKRPTVQVGDPFVEKLLLEACLEVMSHDYLVGIQDMGAAGLTSSSFEMASRAGSGIELNLAMVPTRETGMTAYELMLSESQERMLMVAKKGYEQKVIDIFKKWDLDAVVVGRVTDDGNMTLKMNHETVGKLPIAPLVASAPVYERPLKKPTNRGFLAEYSEAKILKEFPEPKNYEKVFLQMLSSPNLCSRHWVWRQYDHMVMTNTVVLPGSDAAVLRIKGLKQAVAITTDCNSRYCYLNPYVGAKLAVAEAARNLVCSGAKPLAVTDCLNFASPERPETMWEFAEALRGMGEACQVLGTPIVSGNVSFYNETQGRGIFPTPTLGMVGLLEDSNHYLTTGFKQAGDVIYLLGKPQAHLGGSEFLKYVHNKTLGCPCPVDLKQELQLQNLVLKLHQAKLLNSAHDVSDGGLSIALAECALTSRCDLGFEVSLEGQGRGDQILFGEGPSLIIVSVAPVQVKDFEQIVNVAQIPMQALGKVGGAKIKMGSYFDLMLSEVKEIWRSGFERGVLACAVS, via the coding sequence ATGAAAAACATAACTCCTGAAATAATTATGCAGCATGGCTTGACCTCGGAAGAATATCAAAAGATTCTTCAAATCTTGGGGCGGGAGCCCAATCGGGTGGAGTTGGGGATTTTTTCGGTGATGTGGAGTGAGCATTGTAGCTACAAAAGCTCTAAAATTTATCTCAAAAAATTACCCACCGAGGGGCCGCAGGTGATTCAAGGCCCGGGTGAAAATGCGGGTGTGGTTGATATTGGTGATGGTTGGGCGCTGGCTTTTAAAATGGAATCCCATAATCACCCTTCGTTTATTGAGCCCTATCAAGGCGCTGCCACCGGAGTAGGGGGAATTTTGCGCGATGTGTTCACCATGGGGGCACGGCCTATTGCTAATTTAAATTCATTGCGTTTTGGTATGCCTTCGCACCCTAAAACTAAAAGCCTGGTGAATGGTGTGGTTGCTGGCATTGCGGGTTATGGCAATTGTATGGGTGTGCCGACGGTGGGAGGCGAAGTTTTTTTCGATGAATGTTTTAATGGAAATATTTTAGTGAATGCCATGACCGTGGGTTTGATTCGGGCCGATCGCATTTTTAAAGGCGTGGCCAGTGGAGCGGGGAACCCAGTTTTGTATGTGGGTAGCAAAACCGGCCGGGATGGTATTCACGGGGCCACCATGGCAAGTAGTGAGTTTGATGAAAAGAGCGAAGAGAAACGCCCCACCGTGCAAGTGGGGGACCCCTTTGTTGAAAAATTGCTGTTAGAGGCTTGTTTAGAAGTCATGTCGCACGATTATCTGGTGGGGATTCAAGATATGGGGGCGGCCGGGCTTACCAGTAGTTCTTTTGAAATGGCTAGCCGAGCAGGTAGTGGGATTGAATTGAATTTGGCAATGGTCCCCACCCGCGAAACGGGTATGACGGCTTATGAGCTGATGCTCAGCGAATCCCAAGAACGCATGTTGATGGTGGCAAAAAAAGGTTATGAACAAAAGGTCATTGATATTTTTAAAAAGTGGGATCTTGACGCGGTAGTCGTAGGTAGGGTCACAGATGATGGCAACATGACCTTAAAGATGAATCATGAAACTGTGGGTAAACTTCCTATTGCCCCCTTGGTGGCTAGCGCGCCGGTTTATGAACGGCCTCTTAAAAAACCAACCAATCGTGGATTTTTAGCAGAATATAGTGAAGCAAAAATTTTAAAAGAATTCCCTGAACCCAAAAATTACGAAAAAGTTTTTTTGCAAATGCTCTCTAGCCCCAATTTATGTTCTAGGCATTGGGTGTGGCGGCAATATGATCATATGGTGATGACCAATACGGTAGTGTTGCCAGGTTCTGATGCGGCGGTGCTGCGTATCAAGGGTTTAAAACAGGCAGTGGCGATCACCACCGATTGCAATAGTCGCTATTGTTATTTAAACCCATACGTTGGGGCAAAACTTGCGGTGGCCGAGGCGGCTCGCAACCTAGTTTGTAGTGGGGCCAAGCCCTTGGCGGTGACCGATTGCCTTAATTTTGCCAGCCCCGAGCGCCCCGAGACCATGTGGGAATTTGCAGAAGCCCTGCGAGGCATGGGGGAAGCTTGTCAGGTGTTAGGCACGCCCATCGTCAGTGGCAATGTGAGTTTTTATAATGAAACGCAAGGGCGGGGGATTTTTCCCACCCCTACCTTAGGCATGGTGGGTTTATTGGAAGATTCCAACCATTATTTAACGACTGGTTTTAAACAAGCTGGGGATGTTATCTATTTGTTGGGTAAACCACAGGCCCACTTAGGTGGCAGTGAATTTTTGAAATATGTGCATAATAAAACTTTAGGCTGCCCGTGCCCAGTTGATTTAAAGCAAGAGTTGCAATTACAAAACTTAGTGTTGAAACTTCATCAAGCAAAACTTTTAAATTCAGCTCACGATGTGTCGGATGGTGGCTTAAGCATCGCGTTGGCAGAATGTGCTTTGACAAGTCGTTGCGATTTAGGTTTCGAGGTTTCACTCGAGGGTCAAGGGCGTGGTGATCAAATACTTTTTGGAGAAGGGCCGAGCCTTATCATTGTTAGCGTAGCTCCAGTGCAAGTAAAAGATTTTGAACAGATAGTAAACGTGGCTCAAATTCCCATGCAAGCATTAGGGAAAGTGGGTGGGGCCAAAATTAAAATGGGAAGCTATTTTGATTTGATGTTAAGTGAAGTAAAAGAAATTTGGAGATCAGGTTTTGAAAGGGGTGTCCTAGCATGTGCGGTATCGTAG
- a CDS encoding amidophosphoribosyltransferase — protein MCGIVGVYNHPEAQKIAYLGLYALQHRGQESAGIISADGKELHNYRGMGLVADIFTEPVLNKLPGTAAIGHTRYSTAGGSHYKNAQPFLVNYALGEIAVAHNGNLVNALKLRGEFEAYGSIFQSTMDTEVIMHLIATSREKTLEDRIIYALKKIEGAFSLIFLTPDKMIVARDPHGFRPLALGDINGSPIVASETCALDLVEGKFVREIEPGEVVVFSKNKVKSLFPFPEVKKAFCIFEHVYFARPDSLVFGRNVYEIRKGFGRQLAKEAPVKADIVVPVPDSGVPAALGFAEESGTPFELGLIRNHYVGRTFIEPTDQIRHFGVKIKLNAVREFVQGKKIVLVDDSIVRGTTSKKIVKMLYDAGAKEIHFRISSPPTQWPCFFGIDTPNRKELIAASHSIEETRKFVGCDSLAYLSRESLFYFQKYKGEYFCDACFSGKFPARLTDWPEVEKLAKKV, from the coding sequence ATGTGCGGTATCGTAGGGGTTTATAATCATCCTGAAGCTCAAAAGATTGCCTATCTAGGGCTGTATGCCTTGCAACATCGAGGGCAAGAGTCGGCGGGCATTATATCAGCCGATGGTAAAGAGTTGCATAATTATCGTGGCATGGGTCTGGTCGCTGATATTTTCACCGAGCCCGTTCTCAATAAATTACCTGGTACTGCAGCGATCGGTCATACTCGTTACTCAACCGCCGGTGGGTCTCATTATAAAAATGCCCAACCTTTTTTGGTGAATTACGCCTTAGGTGAAATTGCCGTGGCCCACAATGGCAACTTGGTGAATGCCCTAAAATTGCGGGGTGAGTTTGAGGCCTATGGGTCGATTTTTCAATCCACCATGGATACCGAAGTCATTATGCATCTCATTGCCACCAGCCGTGAAAAAACTTTAGAAGATCGCATCATCTACGCCTTGAAAAAAATCGAAGGTGCCTTTTCGTTAATTTTTCTAACGCCCGATAAAATGATTGTGGCCAGAGACCCGCATGGGTTTCGCCCGCTGGCTTTGGGTGACATTAATGGGTCCCCGATTGTGGCTAGCGAAACCTGCGCCTTAGATTTAGTAGAAGGGAAATTTGTCAGAGAAATAGAACCAGGCGAGGTGGTGGTTTTTAGTAAAAATAAAGTTAAATCACTATTTCCTTTCCCCGAAGTTAAAAAGGCCTTTTGCATTTTTGAACATGTTTATTTTGCCCGCCCCGACAGTTTGGTTTTTGGCCGCAATGTTTATGAGATTCGCAAAGGTTTTGGCCGACAATTGGCCAAAGAAGCCCCAGTTAAAGCCGACATTGTCGTGCCCGTGCCCGACTCTGGGGTGCCAGCGGCCTTAGGTTTTGCGGAGGAATCAGGGACCCCTTTTGAGCTGGGGCTCATTCGTAATCATTATGTGGGTCGTACTTTTATTGAGCCAACGGATCAAATCCGTCACTTTGGTGTCAAAATCAAACTCAATGCGGTTCGCGAATTCGTGCAAGGCAAAAAGATCGTGTTGGTCGATGACTCCATTGTGCGGGGCACCACTTCTAAAAAGATCGTGAAGATGCTCTATGATGCCGGCGCGAAAGAAATTCATTTTCGTATTTCAAGCCCGCCCACCCAATGGCCATGTTTTTTTGGGATCGACACCCCTAATCGCAAAGAGCTCATTGCGGCTAGCCACTCTATTGAAGAAACAAGAAAGTTTGTAGGCTGTGACAGCCTAGCCTACCTTTCGCGCGAAAGCCTTTTTTATTTTCAAAAATACAAAGGCGAATATTTTTGTGACGCCTGTTTTTCAGGCAAATTCCCAGCCCGCCTCACCGACTGGCCTGAAGTGGAAAAGTTAGCGAAGAAGGTCTAA
- a CDS encoding type II toxin-antitoxin system Phd/YefM family antitoxin has product MTLHLTEDIRSVTDLKRKTREMIDHVQQTGRPMILTTNGRADAVLMDAKTYEKHLKASNLSTLLMQAEEDVSSKQTRPMRSFLKAFKHAHKI; this is encoded by the coding sequence ATGACCCTGCATCTCACCGAAGATATTCGGTCCGTGACCGATTTAAAAAGAAAAACTCGTGAAATGATTGACCATGTTCAACAAACCGGGCGGCCTATGATTTTAACGACGAATGGGCGAGCCGATGCAGTTTTAATGGATGCCAAGACCTATGAAAAGCATTTAAAAGCTAGCAATTTATCAACCTTGCTGATGCAAGCAGAAGAAGATGTTTCTTCCAAACAAACTCGCCCCATGCGAAGTTTTCTAAAAGCATTCAAACATGCCCATAAAATTTAA
- a CDS encoding type II toxin-antitoxin system RelE/ParE family toxin, protein MPIKFKVLITQSAERDVEAIYTFIAEDSPMRAQEFIAELEHQVKTLEHFPRRCSLIPENEILKAEYRQLIYGDYRTIFRIHKNFVYVLRIIHGSRLLEDSSLEA, encoded by the coding sequence ATGCCCATAAAATTTAAGGTACTCATCACTCAATCGGCTGAAAGAGATGTTGAAGCAATCTATACCTTTATTGCAGAAGATAGCCCAATGCGAGCCCAAGAATTTATTGCCGAGCTTGAACATCAGGTGAAAACCCTTGAACATTTTCCAAGGCGTTGTTCTCTCATCCCAGAAAATGAAATATTAAAGGCTGAATATCGACAGCTTATTTATGGAGATTACAGAACTATTTTTAGAATTCACAAGAATTTTGTCTATGTTCTTCGCATTATCCATGGTTCGCGGCTTTTAGAAGACTCTAGTTTAGAAGCATAA
- a CDS encoding iron-containing alcohol dehydrogenase yields MHEFYQFYLPTKIVFEVGIAKDFSSELQALGVNRYFIITDSFLHKSGMLDPIIHGISANGFEVVGIFDQVPPNSEVKVVEACAKAANAQHAEGIIAIGGGSVLDTAKAANILFTLGGSLVDDYSGAQTITSILNPFVAIPTTSGTGSEVTSAAVIYDEATSRKLSFTDDHLYPRLAILDPELTLGMPAKLTAMTGMDALTHAVEAITSVQKNAMSDALAKKAIVLIKENLEAAICDGKNLEARSAMVIASNLAGIAFDHAMVGVVHAMAHATGGIAHVPHGLANSILLPYGMEYNLHVVEDEYASLANLFGKASAASAIEEIFKLRKKVSEAAGIPMRLRDAGVKEEQLETIAQVAVEDGASFYNPREVELAGVLEKIKAAF; encoded by the coding sequence ATGCACGAGTTTTACCAATTTTACTTACCTACCAAAATCGTTTTTGAAGTGGGGATTGCAAAAGATTTTAGCAGCGAATTGCAGGCCTTAGGGGTTAATCGCTATTTCATTATTACCGATTCATTTCTCCATAAAAGTGGGATGTTAGACCCCATTATCCATGGGATAAGCGCCAATGGCTTTGAAGTGGTGGGCATTTTTGACCAAGTGCCGCCCAATTCTGAGGTGAAAGTTGTGGAGGCTTGCGCCAAAGCGGCCAATGCTCAGCATGCAGAAGGGATCATTGCTATAGGTGGTGGGAGCGTGTTGGATACCGCCAAGGCGGCCAATATTCTATTTACCCTAGGGGGAAGCCTGGTGGATGATTACTCCGGGGCTCAAACCATTACTTCAATACTCAATCCCTTCGTTGCTATTCCGACGACATCGGGTACCGGTAGTGAGGTTACGAGTGCGGCGGTTATTTATGATGAAGCCACTTCTCGTAAACTTTCTTTTACCGACGATCATCTTTATCCAAGGCTTGCCATTTTGGACCCTGAACTTACCTTAGGCATGCCGGCTAAATTAACCGCCATGACGGGCATGGATGCCTTGACTCATGCGGTAGAGGCCATCACCAGCGTGCAAAAAAATGCTATGAGCGATGCCTTGGCTAAAAAGGCCATTGTGCTCATCAAAGAAAATTTAGAAGCGGCCATTTGCGATGGTAAGAATTTAGAAGCGCGATCGGCGATGGTGATTGCATCAAATCTGGCGGGCATTGCTTTTGATCACGCTATGGTTGGAGTAGTGCATGCCATGGCTCATGCCACCGGTGGTATTGCGCATGTGCCCCATGGTTTGGCCAATTCAATCCTTTTGCCTTATGGGATGGAATATAATTTACATGTTGTTGAAGATGAATATGCCAGTTTGGCCAATTTGTTTGGCAAAGCTTCAGCGGCATCCGCTATTGAAGAAATTTTTAAATTGCGCAAAAAAGTTTCAGAGGCAGCAGGGATTCCCATGCGCTTACGGGATGCCGGGGTTAAAGAAGAACAATTAGAAACGATTGCTCAGGTGGCGGTGGAAGATGGGGCAAGTTTTTACAATCCACGCGAAGTTGAATTAGCTGGAGTTTTAGAAAAAATCAAAGCAGCCTTTTAA
- a CDS encoding SCP2 sterol-binding domain-containing protein, giving the protein MGYFKSSEQLQGVLGDFFQKLSQHPEIGPKLLAAKVIVKFSYREPDLTITINCSGPQVQITFNDAETKPEVEMGMKADTAHKFWFGKVNLVAALTRREITAKGPIPKILKLLPVIKPAYAIYPKFLEEKGLAEELKL; this is encoded by the coding sequence GTGGGATATTTTAAATCGTCTGAACAATTGCAAGGGGTGTTGGGGGATTTTTTTCAAAAATTATCCCAGCATCCTGAAATTGGCCCCAAACTTTTGGCCGCTAAAGTTATTGTTAAATTCAGCTATCGTGAACCCGATCTGACCATCACCATCAATTGCAGTGGGCCACAAGTGCAAATTACTTTTAATGATGCTGAAACAAAACCCGAAGTAGAAATGGGGATGAAGGCTGACACCGCCCATAAATTTTGGTTTGGCAAAGTTAATCTGGTCGCGGCCCTTACCCGGCGTGAAATTACGGCCAAGGGGCCTATTCCAAAAATCTTAAAATTATTACCCGTAATCAAACCTGCCTATGCAATTTATCCTAAATTTTTAGAAGAAAAAGGGCTTGCTGAAGAATTAAAGCTCTGA
- a CDS encoding acyl-CoA dehydrogenase family protein has protein sequence MLSFDLTPEQEAMRRTVREFAEEVIKPVRHGLDEKEEFSYDLTAKMGELGLFGMTVSPEYGGLGVDYLTYVIAVEELARVDASQAATVAAENSLGIGPIYHFGSEEQKRKYLPDLCAGKKLWGFGLTEAEAGSDAGSSKTRAELKNGKWVINGSKIFITNASTKITAGVTAQTVTGTKDDRKEISCIIVEAGTSGFTAKTMHHKMVWRASNTSELYFDNVTVPEENLLGRKGAGFQQMLQTLDSGRLGIGAMGLGGAQGAYEAALEYAKQRKTFGLPIIKHQAIAFKLADMAMEIEAARNLLYKACWLKDQGRPFAKEAAMAKLYCSEVMGRVVDQAVQIHGGYGLMEEYPVAKFYRDHKLLEIGEGSSEVQRIVISRHLGA, from the coding sequence ATGCTAAGTTTTGACCTGACCCCTGAACAAGAGGCTATGCGCCGCACCGTGAGAGAATTTGCCGAAGAGGTGATTAAGCCAGTTCGTCATGGGTTAGATGAAAAAGAAGAATTTAGTTATGACCTTACGGCTAAAATGGGAGAGCTAGGTCTGTTTGGCATGACGGTGAGCCCAGAATACGGTGGTTTGGGGGTGGATTATTTAACTTATGTAATTGCGGTAGAAGAATTGGCCAGGGTTGATGCCAGCCAGGCGGCCACGGTGGCGGCAGAAAATTCGTTGGGGATTGGGCCCATTTATCATTTTGGTTCAGAGGAACAGAAACGAAAATACCTGCCTGATTTATGTGCGGGGAAAAAATTGTGGGGCTTTGGTTTGACCGAAGCAGAAGCGGGCAGTGATGCCGGGAGTTCTAAAACCCGCGCAGAATTAAAAAATGGCAAGTGGGTTATCAACGGTAGCAAAATTTTTATCACCAATGCCTCAACCAAAATTACCGCAGGGGTTACGGCTCAAACGGTGACTGGCACAAAAGACGATCGTAAAGAGATTAGTTGTATCATTGTTGAAGCAGGCACCTCGGGTTTTACCGCCAAAACGATGCATCACAAAATGGTGTGGCGAGCTTCCAACACTTCGGAGTTGTATTTCGATAATGTAACTGTACCCGAAGAAAATTTATTGGGCCGCAAAGGTGCCGGGTTTCAACAGATGCTACAAACCTTAGATAGCGGTCGTTTGGGTATTGGCGCTATGGGGCTAGGGGGCGCACAAGGGGCCTATGAGGCTGCATTAGAATATGCCAAACAACGTAAGACCTTTGGTTTGCCTATTATTAAACATCAAGCCATTGCCTTTAAATTGGCGGACATGGCGATGGAAATTGAAGCCGCCCGCAATCTGCTTTACAAGGCCTGTTGGCTTAAAGACCAAGGCCGGCCCTTTGCCAAAGAGGCCGCCATGGCCAAGCTTTATTGTTCTGAAGTCATGGGTCGCGTGGTAGACCAAGCCGTGCAAATCCACGGCGGCTACGGTTTGATGGAAGAATACCCCGTGGCCAAATTCTACCGCGACCATAAACTCTTAGAAATCGGCGAAGGCTCCAGCGAAGTCCAACGCATCGTCATCTCGCGTCATTTGGGTGCGTAA
- a CDS encoding PIN domain-containing protein: MTKKTSYIIDSFAWVEYFRGSSQGEQAASYIEEGQGFTPIVVIAELSAYYARQKISSWERDYSFIEMKAPLIDLTPEIAKRAGITRQKMRETRPKFGLMDAIIYETALSLKAWVVSGDPHFEGLANVIFLKN, translated from the coding sequence ATGACGAAGAAGACTAGTTACATTATTGATTCCTTTGCTTGGGTTGAATATTTTCGAGGTTCTTCGCAAGGAGAACAGGCTGCCTCTTATATTGAAGAAGGGCAGGGCTTTACTCCGATCGTGGTTATTGCGGAGTTATCAGCTTATTATGCCAGACAAAAGATTTCTTCTTGGGAAAGAGATTATTCTTTTATTGAAATGAAAGCTCCCTTAATTGATTTAACGCCTGAAATTGCCAAAAGAGCAGGGATCACCCGGCAAAAGATGCGCGAAACCCGCCCTAAATTTGGGCTTATGGATGCTATTATCTATGAAACAGCGCTTTCACTCAAAGCATGGGTGGTAAGTGGAGATCCTCATTTTGAGGGTCTTGCAAATGTTATCTTTTTAAAGAATTAA
- a CDS encoding DUF882 domain-containing protein, with translation MWLAILLLLPAPLWSQTSNWPTGDGTLNLFNYHLNEFSQVTFRDKKSYRLDGINKANHLLRSRDNGQPINIEPRLLDLLDHLQDHFGADTVEIISGYRSPELNENLLKTGHKVSPQSLHMQGKAIDIHIDEIREETLRDYLLKLKLGGVGYYGSLDFVHVDVGPFRTWSDALPNERKLIGVLNPKARLQIQTDKNEYVGNSIPAILLTLKLPLTSDLKALSPLRLQHFHRGKWIDHQDKLAVTWSGITGTGSMQIARFSLKPTSYGKLRLVFFDQEKPSELLSSNEFYLKKEYRWVRNEAPHHTELRAQIQ, from the coding sequence ATGTGGCTGGCGATCCTACTCTTGTTGCCAGCTCCGCTATGGAGTCAAACTTCTAATTGGCCCACGGGGGATGGCACCCTCAATTTGTTTAATTACCACCTCAATGAATTCAGCCAAGTTACCTTTCGAGATAAAAAGAGCTATCGGTTAGATGGCATCAACAAGGCCAATCATTTACTGCGTTCCCGCGATAACGGCCAACCTATTAACATTGAACCACGTTTATTAGACCTACTCGATCATCTCCAAGATCATTTTGGCGCCGATACGGTCGAAATTATTTCGGGCTATCGCAGCCCTGAGCTCAATGAAAATCTACTTAAAACGGGCCACAAGGTAAGCCCGCAAAGTTTACATATGCAAGGTAAAGCCATCGATATTCATATCGATGAGATTCGTGAAGAAACCCTGCGGGATTATTTGCTGAAATTAAAATTAGGCGGCGTTGGTTATTATGGTAGTTTAGATTTTGTGCACGTGGATGTGGGGCCCTTTCGCACCTGGTCTGATGCCTTACCGAACGAACGTAAATTGATTGGGGTCTTAAACCCTAAGGCCAGGTTACAAATTCAAACCGATAAAAACGAATACGTTGGAAATTCCATCCCCGCCATCTTACTCACACTGAAACTACCCCTTACCAGTGACCTCAAAGCGCTTTCACCCTTACGTCTACAACATTTTCACCGTGGGAAATGGATAGACCATCAAGATAAGCTTGCTGTAACATGGAGTGGAATCACCGGAACAGGTTCGATGCAAATTGCCCGCTTTTCCTTAAAACCAACCTCATATGGTAAGCTCCGTTTGGTCTTCTTTGACCAAGAAAAACCCAGCGAATTGCTTTCTTCCAATGAATTTTATCTCAAAAAAGAATACCGGTGGGTTAGAAATGAAGCCCCGCACCATACTGAGCTACGGGCCCAAATTCAATAA